In Bacillus sp. NP247, one DNA window encodes the following:
- the clpC gene encoding ATP-dependent protease ATP-binding subunit ClpC codes for MMFGRFTERAQKVLALSQEEAIRIGHNNIGTEHILLGLVREGEGIAAKALIALGLSPEKVQKEVEALIGRGTEASQTVHYTPRAKKVIELSMDEARKLGHSYVGTEHILLGLIREGEGVAARVLNNLGVSLNKARQQVLQLLGSNEASSGHQGGSSTNANTPTLDSLARDLTVVARENRLDPVIGRSKEIQRVIEVLSRRTKNNPVLIGEPGVGKTAIAEGLAQQIVNNEVPETLRDKRVMTLDMGTVVAGTKYRGEFEDRLKKVMDEIRQAGNIILFIDELHTLIGAGGAEGAIDASNILKPSLARGELQCIGATTLDEYRKYIEKDAALERRFQPIHVDEPNLEESVQILKGLRDRYEAHHRVSITDDAIDAAVKLSDRYITDRFLPDKAIDLIDEAASKVRLRSYTTPPNLKELEVKLEGIRKEKDAAVQSQEFEKAASLRDMEQRLREKLEDTKRQWKEKQGQENSEVTVEDIANVVSTWTRIPVSKLAQTETDKLLNLESILHDRLIGQDEAVVAVAKAVRRARAGLKDPKRPIGSFIFLGPTGVGKTELARALAESMFGDEDAMIRIDMSEYMEKHSTSRLVGSPPGYVGYEEGGQLTEKVRRKPYSVVLLDEVEKAHPDVFNILLQVLEDGRLTDSKGRTVDFRNTIVIMTSNVGADALKRNKHLGFNVQDESRDYSDMKGKVMDELKKAFRPEFLNRIDEIIVFHMLEKKHIQEIVTLMVNQLVNRLKEQEIELHLTEGAISAIADKGFDREYGARPLRRAIQKHVEDRLSEELLKGAIEKGQKVIFDVEGESFVIHSAEKVK; via the coding sequence ATGATGTTTGGAAGATTTACAGAACGAGCACAGAAAGTATTAGCTTTATCTCAAGAGGAAGCAATTCGCATTGGGCATAATAATATTGGAACAGAACATATTTTACTTGGGCTTGTACGCGAAGGTGAAGGAATTGCAGCAAAAGCGTTAATTGCTCTTGGATTAAGTCCAGAGAAAGTTCAAAAAGAGGTAGAAGCATTAATTGGACGTGGAACGGAAGCTTCTCAAACAGTACATTACACACCTCGTGCTAAAAAAGTTATTGAGTTGTCTATGGACGAAGCTCGTAAATTGGGCCATTCCTACGTTGGAACAGAACATATTCTACTTGGTTTAATCCGTGAAGGTGAAGGTGTAGCGGCACGTGTTTTAAATAATTTAGGTGTAAGCCTAAATAAGGCAAGACAACAAGTGTTACAACTCCTTGGAAGTAATGAAGCTAGTTCAGGTCACCAAGGTGGTTCATCAACAAATGCAAATACACCTACACTTGACAGTCTAGCGCGTGATTTAACAGTTGTTGCACGTGAAAATCGTTTAGATCCTGTTATTGGACGTAGTAAAGAAATTCAACGTGTAATTGAAGTGTTAAGCCGTAGAACAAAAAACAATCCAGTATTAATTGGAGAACCTGGTGTAGGTAAGACAGCAATTGCGGAAGGATTAGCACAGCAAATTGTAAATAATGAAGTTCCTGAAACTTTAAGAGATAAGCGTGTTATGACATTAGATATGGGTACAGTTGTTGCTGGAACAAAATATCGTGGTGAATTTGAGGATCGTTTAAAGAAAGTGATGGATGAGATTCGCCAAGCTGGTAACATCATTCTATTTATTGATGAGCTTCATACATTAATTGGTGCAGGAGGGGCGGAAGGTGCAATCGATGCATCGAATATTTTAAAACCATCTTTAGCACGTGGTGAATTACAATGTATTGGTGCAACAACTTTAGACGAATATCGTAAATATATTGAAAAGGATGCGGCATTAGAAAGACGTTTCCAACCAATTCATGTTGATGAACCAAACTTAGAAGAATCAGTTCAAATTTTAAAAGGTTTACGTGACCGTTATGAGGCGCATCACCGCGTATCTATTACAGATGATGCAATCGATGCGGCTGTAAAACTTTCAGATCGTTACATTACAGACCGTTTTTTACCTGATAAAGCAATTGATTTAATTGATGAGGCTGCATCAAAAGTGCGCTTACGTTCTTATACAACACCGCCAAACTTAAAAGAGCTTGAAGTGAAGCTTGAGGGAATTAGAAAAGAAAAAGATGCAGCTGTACAAAGCCAAGAATTTGAAAAAGCTGCTTCCTTACGTGATATGGAACAACGTTTACGTGAAAAGTTAGAAGATACAAAGCGTCAGTGGAAAGAGAAGCAAGGACAAGAAAACTCAGAAGTAACAGTAGAAGATATTGCAAATGTCGTTTCCACATGGACACGTATTCCAGTTTCTAAACTTGCACAAACAGAGACAGATAAATTATTAAACTTGGAATCAATTTTACATGATCGTTTAATTGGGCAGGATGAAGCAGTTGTAGCTGTGGCAAAAGCTGTTCGTCGTGCGAGAGCGGGATTAAAAGATCCGAAACGTCCAATTGGCTCATTTATTTTCCTAGGACCGACTGGTGTAGGTAAAACAGAACTTGCGAGGGCATTAGCGGAATCTATGTTCGGTGATGAGGATGCAATGATCCGCATCGATATGTCTGAGTACATGGAAAAGCATTCTACTTCTCGTTTAGTTGGATCTCCTCCAGGATATGTTGGATATGAAGAAGGTGGACAATTAACAGAGAAAGTTCGTCGTAAGCCATATTCAGTTGTCCTATTAGATGAAGTAGAGAAAGCTCATCCTGATGTGTTTAATATTTTACTACAAGTATTAGAAGATGGCCGTTTAACAGATTCTAAAGGACGTACAGTTGATTTCCGTAATACAATTGTTATTATGACGTCTAATGTGGGTGCAGACGCATTAAAACGTAATAAACATCTTGGATTTAACGTACAAGATGAGAGCCGCGATTATTCAGATATGAAAGGTAAAGTAATGGATGAATTGAAAAAAGCATTTCGTCCAGAATTCTTAAACCGTATTGATGAAATTATCGTGTTCCATATGCTTGAGAAAAAACATATTCAAGAAATTGTAACTCTTATGGTGAATCAGTTAGTGAATCGCTTAAAAGAACAAGAGATTGAATTGCACTTAACAGAAGGAGCAATTTCAGCAATTGCTGATAAAGGATTTGATCGAGAGTACGGTGCTCGTCCGCTTCGTAGAGCAATTCAAAAACATGTAGAAGATAGACTATCAGAAGAACTGTTAAAAGGTGCTATTGAGAAAGGACAAAAAGTTATCTTTGATGTAGAAGGAGAATCATTTGTCATTCATAGCGCGGAAAAGGTAAAATAA
- the folK gene encoding 2-amino-4-hydroxy-6-hydroxymethyldihydropteridine diphosphokinase has product MNNIAYIALGSNIGERYIYLTEAIQFLNKNQHIQVDDVSSVYETDPVGYTDQNCFLNLVIKISTNLSPQELLKVTQKVENDLGRKREIRWGPRTIDLDILLYNQENIEAENLIVPHPRMFERAFVIVPLLEINQDIKQNISRSQVEEMKRREGVTVWKQKNGEDAFVLFES; this is encoded by the coding sequence ATGAATAATATAGCGTACATTGCATTAGGTTCGAATATTGGTGAGCGTTATATTTATTTAACTGAAGCAATTCAGTTTTTAAATAAAAACCAGCATATCCAAGTCGATGATGTTTCGTCTGTATATGAAACTGATCCGGTTGGCTATACTGACCAAAATTGCTTTTTAAATTTAGTTATAAAAATTTCTACCAATTTATCACCGCAAGAATTATTGAAAGTAACACAAAAGGTAGAGAATGATTTAGGAAGAAAAAGGGAAATCAGATGGGGCCCGAGGACCATCGACCTTGACATTTTACTATATAATCAAGAAAATATTGAAGCAGAGAATCTTATTGTTCCGCATCCGCGGATGTTCGAAAGAGCTTTTGTTATCGTTCCGTTGTTAGAGATTAATCAAGATATAAAACAAAACATTTCACGTTCACAAGTAGAAGAAATGAAAAGGCGAGAGGGAGTAACGGTATGGAAGCAGAAAAATGGGGAAGACGCATTCGTGCTTTTCGAAAGCTAA
- the lysS gene encoding lysine--tRNA ligase — translation MDNMNHEELNDQLLVRREKLHNLREQGIDPFGKRFERTNSTTDLVSLYGEFSKEELEEKEITVSIAGRIMTKRGKGKAGFAHIQDLQGQVQIYVRKDTVGDEEYELFTTADLGDLVGIEGKVFKTNVGELSVKATGFTLLTKSLRPLPDKYHGLKDVEQRYRQRYLDLITSMESRETFVTRSKIIREMRRYLDDNGYLEVETPMMHAIAGGASARPFTTHHNALDMELYMRIAIELHLKRLIVGGLEKVYEIGRVFRNEGVSTRHNPEFTMIELYEAYADYNDIMKLTENMVAHIAKKVLGTTTIQYGDYEINLEPEWTRLHMVDAIKQYSGADFWKTMSVEEARELAKEHSVEIKDTMEVGHIINEFFEQKVEDKLIQPTFIYGHPVEISPLAKKNDEDPRFTDRFELFIVAREHANAFTELNDPIDQKERFEAQLKEREQGNDEAHMMDDDYIEALEYGMPPTGGLGIGIDRLVMLLTNAPSIRDVLLFPAMRHKQD, via the coding sequence ATGGATAACATGAACCACGAAGAATTAAACGACCAATTGCTTGTTCGTCGTGAAAAGCTACATAATTTACGTGAGCAAGGAATCGATCCGTTCGGTAAACGATTTGAACGCACAAATTCAACAACGGACCTAGTAAGTCTATATGGAGAATTCTCTAAAGAAGAATTAGAAGAGAAAGAAATCACTGTTTCTATCGCTGGTCGTATTATGACAAAACGCGGTAAAGGAAAAGCGGGATTTGCGCACATTCAAGATTTACAGGGGCAAGTTCAAATTTATGTTCGTAAAGATACTGTTGGAGATGAAGAGTACGAGTTATTTACGACAGCAGATTTAGGTGACTTAGTAGGTATTGAAGGTAAAGTGTTCAAAACAAATGTTGGAGAACTTTCAGTAAAAGCAACAGGATTTACACTTTTAACGAAATCTCTTCGTCCATTACCGGATAAATATCATGGATTAAAAGATGTTGAACAACGCTACCGTCAACGTTACTTAGATTTAATTACAAGTATGGAAAGTCGTGAAACGTTCGTTACCCGTAGTAAAATCATTCGTGAAATGAGAAGATATTTAGATGACAACGGTTATCTTGAAGTAGAAACGCCTATGATGCACGCGATTGCAGGTGGAGCGTCTGCTCGTCCTTTCACTACGCACCATAATGCGTTAGATATGGAATTATATATGCGTATCGCAATTGAACTTCATTTAAAACGTCTTATTGTGGGCGGATTAGAAAAAGTGTATGAAATCGGCCGTGTATTCCGTAATGAGGGCGTATCAACTCGTCATAACCCTGAGTTTACGATGATTGAATTATATGAAGCGTACGCTGATTATAATGATATTATGAAACTAACAGAAAATATGGTTGCTCATATCGCGAAAAAAGTATTGGGTACAACAACAATCCAATATGGTGATTATGAAATTAATCTAGAGCCAGAATGGACACGTCTTCATATGGTAGATGCAATTAAGCAATACTCTGGAGCTGACTTCTGGAAGACGATGAGTGTAGAAGAAGCGCGTGAACTTGCAAAAGAGCATAGTGTAGAAATTAAAGATACAATGGAAGTTGGTCATATTATTAATGAATTCTTCGAACAAAAAGTAGAAGATAAATTAATTCAACCGACATTTATTTACGGTCATCCTGTAGAGATTTCACCACTTGCGAAAAAGAATGATGAAGATCCACGATTCACAGATCGTTTCGAATTATTCATTGTTGCTCGTGAACATGCGAATGCATTTACTGAGTTAAATGATCCAATCGATCAAAAGGAACGTTTTGAAGCTCAATTAAAAGAGCGTGAGCAAGGTAATGATGAAGCTCATATGATGGATGATGACTATATCGAAGCTCTTGAGTACGGTATGCCTCCTACGGGCGGATTAGGAATCGGTATTGATCGTCTTGTTATGTTATTAACAAACGCACCATCTATTCGTGACGTACTATTATTCCCAGCTATGCGCCATAAACAAGACTAA
- a CDS encoding helix-turn-helix domain-containing protein has protein sequence MEAEKWGRRIRAFRKLKGYTQEGFAKELGVSVSVLGEVERGNRSPSQDFVVEVAKTLNVSIDELMPK, from the coding sequence ATGGAAGCAGAAAAATGGGGAAGACGCATTCGTGCTTTTCGAAAGCTAAAAGGCTATACGCAAGAAGGTTTTGCGAAAGAATTAGGGGTATCTGTATCGGTTTTAGGTGAAGTTGAGAGGGGCAATAGATCACCTTCCCAAGATTTTGTAGTAGAAGTCGCTAAAACATTAAACGTTTCAATAGACGAATTGATGCCAAAGTGA
- the folB gene encoding dihydroneopterin aldolase: protein MDKIYIHDMEFYGYHGVFPEENKLGQRFKVDLTVELDLKRAGESDDLEHSVNYGELFELCRKVVEDRTYKLVESIAENIATDILKQYESISQCTIKVIKPDPPIPGHYRAVAVEITRERP from the coding sequence TTGGATAAAATTTATATCCATGATATGGAGTTTTACGGTTATCATGGTGTATTCCCGGAAGAAAATAAATTGGGTCAGAGATTTAAAGTGGATTTAACGGTGGAGTTGGATTTAAAACGTGCAGGAGAAAGTGACGACTTAGAGCATTCTGTCAATTACGGGGAGCTTTTCGAACTATGTAGAAAAGTTGTTGAAGATAGAACGTATAAGCTTGTAGAAAGTATCGCTGAAAATATCGCTACAGATATATTGAAACAATATGAGAGTATTTCACAATGTACAATTAAGGTAATTAAACCAGATCCGCCGATACCGGGTCATTATCGTGCTGTAGCGGTAGAAATTACGAGAGAACGTCCATGA
- the ctsR gene encoding transcriptional regulator CtsR, with protein MRNISDIIEKYLKQVIDLSNNNVIEIKRNEIADRFDCVPSQINYVINTRFTLERGFVVESKRGGGGYIRIIKVKLHDDIDIIDQMLHMIDHSVAQGNAESMIIRLIEEGIITNREAKLMLSVLDRSVLLMDVPSRDELRARILCAMLRTLKYK; from the coding sequence ATGAGAAATATATCTGATATCATTGAGAAATATCTAAAGCAAGTTATTGACTTAAGCAATAATAATGTGATTGAAATCAAGAGGAATGAGATTGCGGATCGATTCGATTGTGTGCCGTCTCAAATCAACTATGTAATCAATACCCGTTTTACGTTAGAAAGAGGATTTGTAGTAGAAAGTAAACGAGGTGGAGGAGGTTACATTCGCATTATAAAAGTCAAACTGCATGATGATATAGACATTATTGATCAAATGCTTCATATGATTGATCATAGCGTTGCACAAGGAAATGCTGAAAGTATGATCATACGTTTAATAGAAGAGGGTATTATAACAAATCGTGAAGCTAAACTTATGTTAAGTGTACTAGATCGTTCTGTATTATTAATGGATGTTCCTTCTCGAGATGAACTTAGGGCTCGAATATTATGCGCAATGTTAAGAACACTGAAATATAAATAA
- a CDS encoding UvrB/UvrC motif-containing protein: MTCQNCNIRPATLHYTKVINEKKAEVHLCEQCAEQSGYTSFFQSPQSNFSFHDLLAGLLHSEPAMFEEGQDAFSNTNILRCPNCKMTYEQFTKVGRFGCASCYDTFKGHLKPLLKRLHGGHTEHCGKIPGRIEGNMYLKKELDELKLNLKQYVQKEEFEKAAEVRDKIRDLENQLSEHREGE, translated from the coding sequence ATGACTTGTCAAAACTGTAATATAAGACCAGCAACTTTACATTATACAAAAGTAATCAATGAAAAAAAGGCGGAAGTTCATCTTTGTGAGCAATGTGCAGAACAAAGTGGCTATACGTCTTTCTTTCAATCACCGCAGTCTAATTTTTCATTCCATGACCTATTAGCCGGATTATTGCATAGTGAACCAGCAATGTTTGAAGAAGGGCAAGATGCATTTTCAAATACAAATATATTAAGATGTCCGAATTGTAAGATGACATATGAACAATTTACAAAAGTGGGACGCTTTGGATGTGCTTCTTGTTACGATACATTTAAGGGGCATTTAAAACCATTGTTAAAGCGTCTTCACGGTGGGCATACAGAACATTGTGGGAAAATTCCTGGACGTATAGAAGGAAATATGTACTTAAAGAAAGAATTAGATGAACTAAAACTCAATCTGAAACAATATGTGCAGAAAGAGGAATTTGAGAAAGCAGCTGAAGTAAGAGATAAAATTCGAGATCTTGAAAATCAGCTTAGTGAGCATAGAGAGGGGGAATAG
- the folP gene encoding dihydropteroate synthase, translating to MNCEEEMCSLKWDYDLRCGEYTLNLNEKTLIMGILNVTPDSFSDGGSYNEVDAAVRHAKEMKNEGAHIIDIGGESTRPGFAKVSVEEEIKRVVPMIQAVSKEAKIPISIDTYKAEVAKQAIEAGAHIINDIWGAKAEPKIAEVAAYYDVPIILMHNRDNMNYRNLMADMIADLYESIKIAKDAGVRDENIILDPGIGFAKTPEQNLEAMRNLEQLNVLGYPVLLGTSRKSFIGHVLDLPVEERLEGTGATVCLGIEKGCEFIRVHDVKEMARMAKMMDAMIGKGAK from the coding sequence ATGAATTGCGAAGAGGAGATGTGTAGTTTGAAGTGGGATTATGATTTGCGCTGCGGCGAATATACATTGAACTTAAATGAAAAGACATTAATTATGGGGATTTTAAATGTAACGCCAGATTCATTTTCTGATGGTGGGAGTTACAACGAAGTAGATGCTGCAGTACGACATGCGAAAGAAATGAAAAATGAAGGTGCTCATATTATTGATATTGGCGGCGAATCTACTCGACCAGGTTTCGCTAAAGTTTCAGTAGAAGAAGAAATAAAGCGAGTTGTTCCAATGATTCAGGCAGTGTCAAAAGAAGCAAAGATACCTATTTCTATTGATACGTATAAAGCTGAAGTTGCGAAACAAGCGATTGAAGCTGGTGCTCATATTATTAATGATATTTGGGGGGCGAAGGCGGAGCCGAAGATTGCTGAAGTTGCAGCTTATTATGATGTGCCTATTATCTTAATGCATAACCGAGATAATATGAACTACCGCAACTTAATGGCTGATATGATTGCTGATTTGTATGAAAGTATTAAAATTGCTAAAGATGCGGGCGTGCGAGATGAGAATATTATTTTAGACCCAGGTATTGGCTTTGCGAAAACACCTGAGCAAAATTTAGAAGCGATGCGTAATTTAGAGCAGTTAAATGTACTGGGTTACCCAGTTCTATTAGGTACTTCAAGAAAGTCCTTTATTGGCCATGTATTAGATTTACCAGTGGAGGAACGTCTTGAAGGAACGGGCGCTACCGTTTGTCTTGGTATTGAAAAGGGCTGTGAGTTTATCCGTGTTCATGATGTGAAAGAAATGGCGCGTATGGCTAAGATGATGGATGCAATGATTGGTAAGGGGGCAAAGTAA
- the pabC gene encoding aminodeoxychorismate lyase — MLIYVNGAYVEASEAKISPYDHGYLYGLGVFETFRIYNGHPFLLDDHYERLMDALDILQIKWTMTKDEVMLILKNLLVKNGLKHAYVRLNVSAGIDEIGLQTELYEEPSVIVFIKSLAAPGNVVEKEGVILKQVRNTPEGAFRLKSHHYLNNILGKREIGNVVNKEGIFLTETGYVAEGIVSNLFFVKGDILYTPSLKTGILNGITRAFIIKVAEELDIEVKEGFFTKDELLSADEVFVTNSIQEIVPLYRIEEKDFPGKVGVVTKRLMDLYGVQREKLWSRNELRRGDV; from the coding sequence GTGTTAATTTACGTAAATGGCGCGTATGTAGAAGCGAGTGAAGCGAAAATTTCTCCGTATGACCATGGTTACCTATATGGGCTTGGGGTTTTTGAGACATTTCGTATTTATAATGGTCATCCCTTTTTATTGGATGATCATTATGAACGCTTAATGGATGCGCTTGATATATTGCAAATCAAATGGACAATGACAAAAGATGAAGTGATGCTTATTTTAAAGAATCTACTTGTTAAGAATGGGTTAAAGCATGCATATGTGCGCTTAAATGTATCGGCGGGTATAGATGAAATAGGATTACAAACGGAATTATATGAAGAACCGTCTGTTATTGTTTTTATAAAATCTTTAGCAGCTCCAGGGAATGTAGTGGAAAAAGAAGGAGTTATTTTAAAGCAAGTGAGAAATACACCAGAGGGTGCATTTCGCTTGAAGTCCCATCATTATTTAAATAATATTTTAGGGAAACGCGAAATTGGAAATGTTGTGAATAAGGAAGGCATTTTTCTTACCGAAACAGGTTATGTTGCAGAGGGTATTGTTTCGAATCTCTTTTTTGTTAAAGGAGATATTTTATATACTCCTTCATTAAAAACAGGGATTTTAAACGGAATCACTCGTGCGTTTATTATAAAGGTTGCTGAAGAGCTAGATATAGAAGTAAAGGAAGGTTTCTTTACAAAAGATGAATTGCTTTCAGCTGATGAAGTGTTCGTAACGAACTCTATTCAAGAGATTGTCCCCCTTTATCGTATAGAGGAGAAAGATTTCCCGGGTAAAGTGGGAGTGGTTACAAAAAGACTTATGGATCTTTATGGAGTGCAGAGAGAGAAATTGTGGAGCAGAAATGAATTGCGAAGAGGAGATGTGTAG
- the pabA gene encoding aminodeoxychorismate/anthranilate synthase component II, which yields MILMIDNYDSFTFNLVQFLGELGQELVVKRNDEVTISDIENMKPDFLMISPGPCSPNEAGISMDVIKYFAGKLPIFGVCLGHQSIAQVFGGDVVRAERLMHGKTSLMHHDGQTIFSDIPNPFTATRYHSLIVKKETLPNCLEVTSWTEEGEIMALRHKTLPIEGVQFHPESIMTSHGKELLQNFIRKYSPSVTSC from the coding sequence ATGATATTAATGATTGATAATTATGATTCTTTTACATTTAATTTAGTGCAGTTTCTTGGAGAACTTGGACAAGAGCTTGTTGTTAAGCGTAATGATGAAGTGACTATTTCGGATATTGAGAATATGAAACCGGATTTTTTAATGATTTCGCCAGGTCCATGTAGTCCTAACGAGGCGGGAATCAGCATGGATGTTATTAAATATTTTGCAGGTAAGCTTCCGATTTTTGGGGTCTGTCTTGGACATCAATCAATTGCACAAGTATTTGGAGGGGATGTTGTCAGGGCAGAACGTTTGATGCATGGAAAAACATCCTTAATGCATCATGATGGGCAGACGATTTTTTCGGATATTCCAAATCCATTTACCGCGACACGTTATCACTCTCTTATCGTTAAAAAAGAGACGTTACCGAATTGTTTAGAGGTAACATCTTGGACTGAAGAAGGTGAAATTATGGCGCTTCGTCATAAAACGTTGCCGATTGAAGGGGTACAATTCCATCCGGAATCTATTATGACTTCTCACGGGAAAGAGTTGCTACAGAATTTCATTCGCAAATACAGCCCAAGTGTGACATCGTGTTAA
- a CDS encoding protein arginine kinase, with translation MSLDRIMNEAISPWMKGDGPDSDIVLSSRIRLARNFKKYQFSTMQNEEEAKQIHELFKKKFINKPVEPFGKFELLKMNELNPLQRRVLVEKHLISPNLAGTEYGACLLSESEHISIMLNEEDHVRIQCLFSGLQLSEALQSANQIDNWIEEQVEYAFDESLGYITSCPTNVGTGLRASVMIHLPGLVLTKRINRIIQVIQKLGLVVRGIYGEGSEALGNIFQVSNQMTLGKSEEDIIADLKSVIQQIIHQEKMARELIVQNSSIELEDKVYRSYGILTNSRLIQSAEAATCLSDVRLGIDLGYIQGISRNILTELMVLTQPGILQQYAGGPLGPEERDYRRATLIRERLRIEQN, from the coding sequence ATGTCACTGGACAGAATTATGAATGAAGCGATTAGTCCATGGATGAAGGGGGATGGCCCTGATTCTGATATTGTTTTAAGTAGTCGAATTCGTTTGGCTCGTAATTTTAAAAAATATCAATTCTCTACTATGCAAAACGAAGAAGAAGCTAAACAGATTCATGAGTTATTTAAGAAGAAGTTTATAAATAAGCCTGTAGAACCTTTTGGGAAATTTGAACTATTAAAAATGAATGAATTAAATCCTCTTCAAAGGAGAGTGTTAGTTGAGAAGCATTTAATTAGTCCAAATCTTGCAGGAACAGAATACGGAGCATGCCTACTATCAGAAAGTGAACATATAAGTATCATGCTTAATGAAGAGGATCATGTTAGAATTCAGTGCCTATTTTCAGGTTTGCAGTTATCAGAGGCGCTTCAAAGTGCCAATCAAATAGATAATTGGATCGAGGAACAGGTCGAATATGCTTTTGATGAATCGCTTGGATATATTACGAGTTGCCCCACTAACGTTGGTACGGGATTGAGGGCTTCGGTAATGATTCATTTGCCGGGACTGGTTCTAACGAAAAGAATTAACCGTATTATACAAGTAATTCAAAAATTAGGGCTAGTAGTAAGAGGAATATACGGTGAAGGTAGCGAAGCGTTAGGTAATATATTTCAAGTGTCAAATCAAATGACACTAGGGAAATCAGAAGAAGATATTATTGCAGATTTAAAGAGTGTCATTCAACAAATTATCCATCAAGAAAAAATGGCTAGAGAATTAATTGTACAAAATTCAAGTATTGAGCTTGAAGATAAAGTATATCGTTCTTACGGAATACTAACTAATAGTCGTTTAATTCAATCTGCAGAAGCAGCTACTTGCTTATCAGATGTACGACTTGGTATTGACTTAGGATATATACAAGGTATATCGAGAAATATTTTAACTGAGTTAATGGTTCTTACTCAGCCAGGCATTTTGCAACAATATGCAGGAGGACCTCTAGGACCAGAAGAAAGAGATTATCGAAGAGCAACCTTAATTCGTGAGCGATTACGAATTGAACAAAATTAA
- the dusB gene encoding tRNA dihydrouridine synthase DusB: MLKIANIKMKNPVVLAPMAGVCNSAFRLTVKEFGAGLVCAEMVSDKAILLNNKRTLDMLYIDEREKPLSLQIFGGEKETLVDAAKYVDKYTTADIIDINMGCPVPKITKCDAGAKWLLDPNKIYEMVAAVVDAVEKPVTVKMRIGWDEDHIFAVENARAVERAGGQAVAVHGRTRVQMYEGKADWDIIKQVKQSVNIPVIGNGDVETPQDAKRMLDEVGVDGVMIGRAALGDPWMIYRTVKYLETGELMPEPTVREKIDVCMLHLDRLIDLKNENVAVREMRKHAAWYLKGVRGNAGVRNGINTCNTREDLANVLGAFVEEVEAKQQTIYVG, translated from the coding sequence GTGTTAAAGATTGCAAATATTAAGATGAAAAATCCAGTTGTACTAGCACCGATGGCGGGAGTGTGTAACTCTGCATTCCGTTTGACAGTAAAAGAATTTGGTGCAGGTTTAGTTTGTGCTGAAATGGTAAGTGATAAGGCAATATTACTTAATAACAAAAGAACATTAGATATGTTATATATCGATGAGAGAGAAAAGCCATTAAGTTTACAAATTTTTGGTGGAGAGAAAGAAACTCTTGTAGATGCTGCGAAATACGTAGATAAATATACGACAGCAGACATTATTGATATTAATATGGGTTGCCCAGTACCGAAAATCACTAAGTGTGATGCGGGAGCAAAGTGGCTTTTAGATCCAAATAAAATATATGAGATGGTAGCGGCAGTTGTAGATGCAGTTGAAAAACCAGTTACAGTTAAAATGCGTATTGGTTGGGATGAAGATCATATTTTTGCAGTTGAAAACGCTAGAGCTGTTGAGCGTGCTGGTGGGCAAGCGGTAGCAGTTCATGGACGTACACGAGTACAAATGTATGAAGGGAAAGCGGATTGGGATATTATTAAACAAGTAAAGCAATCTGTGAATATCCCGGTTATCGGAAATGGTGATGTGGAAACACCGCAAGATGCAAAGCGTATGCTTGATGAAGTTGGTGTAGATGGAGTTATGATTGGTCGCGCTGCTCTTGGAGACCCGTGGATGATTTATCGTACGGTAAAGTATTTAGAGACAGGTGAATTAATGCCGGAACCAACAGTGCGTGAGAAAATTGATGTATGTATGTTGCATCTAGATCGTCTTATCGATTTAAAGAACGAAAATGTTGCTGTAAGAGAGATGAGAAAGCATGCGGCTTGGTATTTAAAAGGTGTTCGTGGTAATGCGGGTGTGCGTAATGGTATCAATACTTGCAACACGCGTGAAGACCTTGCGAATGTATTAGGTGCATTTGTAGAAGAAGTAGAAGCGAAACAACAAACAATTTACGTTGGTTAA